The Methanosarcina acetivorans C2A genome includes the window AATTTTACTCCATCTTGAATAAATATCTCTCTTTTTTTCCAAAAATATGTTCATTGTTAAATAGTTTATGTCAAAAGCCCCTATCAATTATGAAATAGAGTGAATATCGATTATTTTTTGCTTTAGAATAATAATAATAAGTGCGAATTGTTAGAGATTTTGGACATAAAAAATATATGCATGTAAAAAAATAGGAATTTATGGAGTTAAACCAGACGCGAAAAAACGATCGAACTCCAACTCCTAAAAGAAGTAAATCTGCATATTTTTAAGATTACTTAATACTTGCAGGTGTTGCGGCTGCCGAAGATCCTGATGCAGGATCAACGTGGAGTACAGCAAAGTCTTTCAGTGCGGTAAGTGGGTACAACTATGTTGATGGAACATTGTATTCAGGTGACAGCGCAGACTACTGGTACAGCAATATCGCTGCTGGTAGTACGGTTGATATATACCTTGATGGCACTTCACTGGACAAAGGAGCAATCGCTAACATGTATGAGGGTAACAGTTTACATAGTTTAATGAGGCATGTACAAGAAGGCATTCGTTCGGGTACTGATACCACTTTGAATACACCACCGGTATATGTTTCGATAACCGAATTATATTCCACTAGCAATCCCGGAGCCTATACTTTTTGTCTATACAAGAATTAAAATCAAATCTTCCATTCTGGTGCAAATACCAGAATGTATTCATTTTTTAACAGATTGTAAGCTAAATTCAGAGTTTTAGATGGGATTCCAAATGTTAAAAAATATGTTAATCTTATTTTTATTATCGCTTTCAGTTATTGTAGGATTAGCAAACCCTGCATCGGAAGATCCAAATATTAACGTTACATCGCTTGATGAAATTCTCCAGATAGAAAAAGGATTCATGACGATTTCAACGGAATGGAGTCCTGATGTGCAATATCTGCTGGTAACTTGCTCCAAATCGGATTCTCCTTCAACTAATATTGTTAAACATTATTTATTAGATACAAATTCCCATACGTTCGGAGAAATTGATTATGGAGTTCATGGCCCGGATACCAACGGCATATTGCAGGCAAAATGGACCCCTTCCGGTGACAAAATATGCTTTGAAGTTTCAGGATATGGACCAACAGGGCCAGGTAATTGTTATATCTTTTGCAACTCAGACGGTACGAATTTAAGGGGTGTAGGGACTAACTATACCGATCTTTCAAAGATATTAGAGAACCGTGGGGATATTGGTTCTCAAAGGAATCTGAAATGGAGTCCTGATTCTAGTAAAATTGCTTTTGAATGGCAAAAACCTGGAAATGCTTCAACTGGGGTATTTATCGCAAATGGAAATGGAACAAATGCCCATGAACTTTCTTCAGCTACATATCCACAACCTGCCTGGTATGACTCTGGCAAGGTCTTTATTGTTACCGATGAAGGAACTGTAGACCTGATCAATGAGAGCAGTGATTTGATTGATACTTTCCAGCCTGAGGACAAAGATGAAAAATATTGGGGATTTTCGCTCAGTCCTGACAGAAAAAAAATACTCTTAGTTTCAGGGCTACCGGATAGCTTCGATTTACATACGTATATCTCTGATACTGATGGTTCAAACTTAAAAGGAAACGTTTCTTTTTATGATGGAGACAATCCAGAAGATACCAACATCTTGACAAAAGAATATTGGCAGCCAAATGGTTCTCTTTTGCTGGTAAATCAGAACAGGAATCTGTATATTGTAGAAGGAAATGAAAACAACAAGCGTCTTTTGTATGAAGGCAATGCCAGTGAACCCCAGTGGTTCCCTGATGGGAAGAAAATATTATTCGTTGAAAACAAAAACAAGCTGTATTCAATTGATATTGATGGGACCAATCTGTCCTTTATCACTAATTTCGGGCCGACACCATCTCATTCCTGGTATAATTCAGACAAAATCGATCGTTTTTCAATTTATTCAATAAGTCCATCCGGTGATGTTATTGTATTTGCTTCTGCCCTTAACCCAGATACAGGAAAATTTTATAAAAATGAAACTGATAAAATTCTTGAAAGTGAGAATGACTCATCTAAATATTCAAGCATTGCTGCCCCTTTGTTTATTGTTAATTGCAATGGTTCTAGTCTCACTCAGGTGACACCCACAACAAAGGGTAGATTCGATATGCTCCGAAGGTGGAGACCTGATGGAAAACAATTTACGATTGAGTCTTATTCCCTTTATAGAACTGATTGGGAAGACTCTCTGGTCGATTTAAACAATCAAAACTCTTCTTCTATGTGGACTAATATGACTGTAACGAAAATTATAGAAAGAGAGGACCCTGCTACTGTCGGTAAAGCTCAAAATAGTGAGTCCAACTCTATAAACACATCACAGGTTACTGAGAATAAGGAAACAACTAATAAATCTCCTTCATTTATGTTTTTACAACTGTTTGTTTGCATAATGGGAGTCTGGTTACTGCATAAAGCCCGGGAGCAATGATATTGTGGACAAAAACAGCGTTTTAACAATTGCGCAAAAAGAATTCTCAGACAAGTTGTATGAACCCAGTTTTATTATACTGCTAGCTATCTTTACGGGCACTGTATTTGCATATTTGCAAAACCGTGCAGGTGGAGATAATTTTGGAGACGTTGTCCAAGTTATTGCAGTATTTTTTCCATTAATGGGAATAGCCCTTGGGTATGACGGAATAATTAAAGAAAAAAATAGCAAAAGCCTCAATGTTTTATTGACACAACCGGTTTTCAGGGATAATATTATTACAGGCAAATTTCTGGGGATTTCAATGACCCTTGCTCTTGTAGTATTTTTTTCCCTTACGATAATTGCAGCTTCGGATTTCCTAATTTCTGGAAAAATAGCTGAGTTTGATTCCCTCTTACGGCTGTTTATTTTTGGGATATTTACCTTTCTTTATCTTTTACTTTTTGCCACATTTGGGCTTTTTACTTCAGTCTGGTGTAAAACAGAAATTGAATCCCTTACCTTTGGAGTTTTTGTCTGGATCAATATGTGTTTCGCCCTTGGACCCACTATAATAATGCTGGCATCTTTCGCGTCAGGTCAAACACTGTTTGATATGACAAAAGAATTTGCTTCTACAGCATCCTTATTTTATAATATCTCACCTTTGCATCATTTTGCTGAGGTAATTGTTGGAGCCCAAGATTTGAGTTTTTATGGAGGGTTCAATGTTCAGTCTGACGTACATGGATTTCTGGACACTCAGTATACATTACCTTATCTGCTTGGATTTTATTGGCAAAACGCGATAATTTTGTTAATTCTCCCATTTCTGTTTCTTGCGGCTTCATACATTTCATTTTTGAGAGATGATATTTAAGGAGGGAAAATTGTGGAAAAGATCTCAAATATCGAAGTAATAGCCCAAAAAGAATTTACTGACCATCTAAAAAGTCCTGTATTCCTTTTATTTACAGCCACTTTCATGCTGGTTGTCATTACCTGGTCGTATGTACAGGGGACGGAAGTTGAATATACTTTGAATGTTCTTGGCAGTCCTGACTTAATGAGAGGGTTTGAAGGAGTAGCAGAGGTTGTCGGCCGTTTTGCGCCAGTTATGGGTATAGTACTGGGTTTTGATGCAATTGTCAAAGAAATAAAATCCAGCTCTATGAATGTTTTACTGACACATCCTGTTTTCAGAGATAATATAATTCTTGGCAAAATCCTGGGATCAGGCTTGTGTATCTTGCTGGTGCTCTTCTTTTCCATCAATCTGGCAACCGGAGTCATGCTCATGGCTTCTGGTCTCCCAGTTACTATGCAACAAATCATAAGGATTGAGATATTCGTGATTTTGACTTTTTTTTATTCTTTAATCTTCCTTGCAATCTCTATAATGATTTCGACAATAGCAAAAAAATCAAATAATTCCCTTATGTTCAACCTTATTTTCTGGCTTATCATAACGATATTGCTTGCCAAGTTAATCTTTGTTGTAAGTTATGCTTTTTCTGAAGATCTTAATACAGCAAATGGCCAGACTCAGATCATCAAGAACTTCTTACCTGATTATCATTTTACTTCAACTGCTGTGGGAATCAAAAGTACTGATACAGGAATGACTTCTGGAATAGGAGGGATATTTGATACCCGCTATACACTGGGAGCCTGGGCATGGGAATTCTGGCCCAACCTGGCCTATCTTTTTGTGCTGCCATTCATCTTGCTTATAGGCTCAGTACTCGCATTTATGAAAAAGGACATAACGTACTGAAAAAAATGTTTCCACAGAGGAAGCTTTTGATTTAATGGTATAGACATTAGTATCATTTTCATTCTGGTGCTATACCAGAATAGTTATTTTTTAAGTCTCAAATGATGTTCAAAATATAGATGAAAAGGCAATGTCGCGAATTTGATGTAAATTCTAAGTCAACTTTTTGTGTACTGTGTGTAATTTTATTCTTCCGATATGCAAATCCCGATAAACAGGATTTATACTGTATATCGTACTCCTGCCTGCTTTATCTTCTTCAATAAGGCCTGAATCCTTTTATTTTGTCATATGCAAGTTCATTGAAGCTCTGGAAATTCTTATTTTTCGGGAAGATTGTTGTTAGTATTGCATCCTTTATACAAGAGATTCTGGCTTACCTGAATGCGTCGGAATAAGCCCCTGCTGTCCGGGTTCGACAGGAATTAAGGGTTTGATTCACCTGGATTCCATAAATGGACCATGATTTCTCTGGGGAGTTCACAATAATGGAGTAATACTATCGATTGCTCTCAGAGAAGGACAAAACTTCTGATCGAATTCTGTGTTTTGTCTGTCATCTACTCACTTCACAAAGTAATATCCTTCCTGAGAAATGCAATGAAATCTATTACGAATAGTATAACCGGAGTCATTATCAGCACTACAATGTTCATCCAGAATTCTCTTAAACATTGAGTGAGAGTATATTCAGTATCAAAAATCCCTCTTATGGTTGGTTCTACGTTAACTCCCATAAAACTCAAATCAGCTCTTCCAGTCACAGCTTCTGCATAGTGATGCAGTGGTGATATATTCAAAAGTTGTGTGATCAATAAATCTTCATTCGATGTTTGACCTGTCAATATGGCAACAACTGTCTTGATAATTGCACCAAGTAATATGCAGATAAAGATCCATACAATAATGTTGCAGGTTAGTGAATCAGTGGAGTTTTTTACTATCGTGGAGATTAAAACTGCAATTCCCAAAAATGTCACTGCATAGAAAAATGTGAAAATAGTGAACACAGCTATTCTGATTAGTTCCGTATATCCGATCTCGACTCCATAGAAGATCAAGAGTGTTCCTACAGATACAAAAACCGAAAATACGATTATAGCAGCTACCAATAACGTTGATCCGAGTAATTTCCCTGCGAGAATATTATCTCTGAATAGTGGATGAGTTAGCAACACATTCAGTGATCCAGATTTCTGTTCTCTGACAACTGCATCGAATCCCAGAGCTATGCCAACCAATGGAGTAAATTGGGATATCATTTTGACATGAATGCTACTTAAGAGAACTGAATTGTTACCATACGCCATGGAACCGACCATCACGGAACCAAGCATATACGTAGAGGCAAATACTATTACTGTATATGTCGCAAGCAACACCAAAAATCCATCATCTTGAAGATGGTCAGCAGCCTCTTTTTGAGCAAGCACAAGTACATTATTATTTTTCATTCGAGTTACCCCATGTCCTTTGATACATCCTGGCGCAAAAACATTATAAATGCTATTATAATTAAAAAAATAGGAGTAATAATTAAAATTAGAACATTTATCCAGAGTTCATTCCACCACTGCTTCAGCGTATATTCCATGTCAAATATCCCTCGCACGCTTGATCTCTCACTTGAAACACCTAACAAACTCAAACCAGACACACCACTTACCGCCATAGCATAATTATGTTCTGGTGACAATTTTTGAATATCTGCATTCAGTTCTAAAAAACGTTCATTATCATCTAAATCAGTGGGTTTATGCCCAGTTATAATAGAAGCGGTGGTAGTACTAATCATACCAAATACAATACATAATATAACCCAGATCGCTATGTTGTATACCAGTGATTTTGTTGCATTTTTTGTCACAATAGAACTAAGTATACCAAGTGACAAAAATATTGATAGATATAAGTATGTAAGAATTGCAAAGATTACCAATCGGTTTAGAATTGGTGAACTTAACTCGGTTCCTGATGCCAAAAGTATTGTTCCGAGAACTGTGAAAATTGATATAAATACTACCAGAACTAGTGTAATCATTGCTCCAAGTGTTTTTCCAGCAATGATATTATCCCTATATATTGGATGCGTCAGAAGCACATTCAAAGATCCGGACTCCCTCTCTTTGCTAATTGCATCGAAACCAAGTGCAATTCCCATAAACGGCAAGAAGAGGGAAACAATTTGAGAGATATCAAGATAACCTCTGGATATGGCATTCCCTTCTGGCCCAATTCCAGAACCATAACTTAAAGAAAAAACAATAATTGTGAATACAAACATAAGTATTGCGAACCCTGGGCTCCATATATTGTCTGCAAATTCTTTCTGGGCAATCACAAACATATTCCGATATTTTTCCACAATTGACCCTCACATTATTTTTCCATATGTATGCAGACGAATACAATTAATACGCCCATTAATGCAATAATTGCAGGAAATCCAGGTAGTTCAGAAGTATTTGCAGTGGCATCTTCAGTAGTATCTATTTTTGAATGTTCATCCATATCTTTTTTGATTATCGCCGTTTCGGATGCAGTACTGTTTGTGTAATTTTTGGCAGATATTTGTGTGTGGGTACCTTGTTCATGTATTTCGAAAATAATATTATCTACAGCAACGAAGCGTCCGGATGGGTCCAAACTGAGCCTATCAAAATTCTTCGATGGTAGTGGTATGTCCCAAGTATCATGTGTGCTGGTGTTTAGTACTGATAACTTATAATCCGTAGCAAATAGCACATCTGCGCCTTCCCAGGTGTAATAGGGCACATTCTCAATTGTCAATCTGTCTGATTCGTTGAGCAAAAACAGGTCATACGTTCTTATATAAGGTGGAGTCGTGGAGTTGGGATTAAGGCTGGTTGCTGATATATAACCGTTAGGGGCTACCATCCCATCAATTATTTTATCCTTCTTGATCAGTTTTTTCATCTTGCCGGTTATTGAGAGAGAGTATAGTGCACAAGAATCATCAGAACATTTTTTAACTAAAATCTTTTCACTGTCCGGGTACCATTGTATCACCCTTGACGAACCCGAAGTAAAAGTTGTGATTTTTACAGGCTTCTCCAGGTCTTCATCCGCAACATATATATCGTAACTGACATCGTCAACTTTTTCTGATGTTTTAATCTCATAGAAAATTAATCTTTTACTATCCGTACTCCATTTTTCGCCATACATTCCAACATACTTTGCAGAATAGATCTGATTAAATTCTCCATTTTCAATATCTAAAGCGATAATATCCTGACCGTTTTTTAAAAATACGATTTTCTTACCATCCGGAGACCATTCCATATCAGTTATTTCTGCGTCATCACCCGAGATGCTAAAATTTAACTCATTTTTTTCATCCAGATCGTAAATGACAATTTCTCCAGGTACGAGTGCAGCAAATTTATTTTCTATTGGGGACCATTTGAAGTTAGCTAAGTCAGATTCTAAACCTGTTACTTTTGGATCTAATTCTACCTTTTGAATAAGGTTTAGATCTTTTGACATAACATAAAGATTGACAGATTTTATCTTATACATTCTTCCTTTTACCCACTCCACATATGCAAAATAATCGCCAGATTGGCTCCATAAAGGTGGATTAATTGTTATTCCACCGCGACTGGAAATAAATTCTGCCCATGCAATACGCTTTATTCCGGAACCGTCCGTATTTGCTGCATAGAGTGCACCTACACAGCCATATAAATCAGGTTTCCCTTTCGGATATACATTGACAACTACATTAATCAGCATATGACTGCCGTCAGGGCTCCAGATTATATCAAAAACGGGTTTATTTCCGATCTCAAGGCGGTTCGTGTCGACAAGACCAATGATGTTTTTGCCCACTGTCTGATTCAAGTCAGACACTACGCTTACATTCGTCTGGTTTAAGCTATCGCTTGCGGAAACTGGTTGAAAAGATATGCAAACCAGAGCAATGAACATCAGTGTTAATGGGATCTGCTTATTGAACATTTCACTTTCCTCCATTGACATAGGTTAAGGATTCCGCTTGCCTGTATGCTATCGATTTTGGAACAGAGATTAATTCGTAATTTCTGGCACAACATCTAAATCGATACCTTATTCCATTCTCAATCAAAGCAAATTATGGGTAACTGTTGCGTAGATAAAGATAATTTATAATGATCCCCGTTTAATAACTAGCTCATGAGTCATCATACTTATTGAGCGATATTAATCAATGTATTATGATATAATATACATATCTAGCTTTAGAATTCAGAATTCATACATAGAAGCATAAATCGATAATCCAATGTAGTTCTTAAAATCAAACCTGTACAAGCATGAAATATAAAAAATAAGAGAAAGGATGGATCAAACTTCTAAGGCCTGAGAAAGTATAAGACTTATTAAATATTCCAAAGATATTAGTTCAATCCTGTATCACTTTTTCCTGAGTTTCCAGC containing:
- a CDS encoding TolB family protein, with translation MLKNMLILFLLSLSVIVGLANPASEDPNINVTSLDEILQIEKGFMTISTEWSPDVQYLLVTCSKSDSPSTNIVKHYLLDTNSHTFGEIDYGVHGPDTNGILQAKWTPSGDKICFEVSGYGPTGPGNCYIFCNSDGTNLRGVGTNYTDLSKILENRGDIGSQRNLKWSPDSSKIAFEWQKPGNASTGVFIANGNGTNAHELSSATYPQPAWYDSGKVFIVTDEGTVDLINESSDLIDTFQPEDKDEKYWGFSLSPDRKKILLVSGLPDSFDLHTYISDTDGSNLKGNVSFYDGDNPEDTNILTKEYWQPNGSLLLVNQNRNLYIVEGNENNKRLLYEGNASEPQWFPDGKKILFVENKNKLYSIDIDGTNLSFITNFGPTPSHSWYNSDKIDRFSIYSISPSGDVIVFASALNPDTGKFYKNETDKILESENDSSKYSSIAAPLFIVNCNGSSLTQVTPTTKGRFDMLRRWRPDGKQFTIESYSLYRTDWEDSLVDLNNQNSSSMWTNMTVTKIIEREDPATVGKAQNSESNSINTSQVTENKETTNKSPSFMFLQLFVCIMGVWLLHKAREQ
- a CDS encoding ABC transporter permease — its product is MDKNSVLTIAQKEFSDKLYEPSFIILLAIFTGTVFAYLQNRAGGDNFGDVVQVIAVFFPLMGIALGYDGIIKEKNSKSLNVLLTQPVFRDNIITGKFLGISMTLALVVFFSLTIIAASDFLISGKIAEFDSLLRLFIFGIFTFLYLLLFATFGLFTSVWCKTEIESLTFGVFVWINMCFALGPTIIMLASFASGQTLFDMTKEFASTASLFYNISPLHHFAEVIVGAQDLSFYGGFNVQSDVHGFLDTQYTLPYLLGFYWQNAIILLILPFLFLAASYISFLRDDI
- a CDS encoding ABC transporter permease, with translation MEKISNIEVIAQKEFTDHLKSPVFLLFTATFMLVVITWSYVQGTEVEYTLNVLGSPDLMRGFEGVAEVVGRFAPVMGIVLGFDAIVKEIKSSSMNVLLTHPVFRDNIILGKILGSGLCILLVLFFSINLATGVMLMASGLPVTMQQIIRIEIFVILTFFYSLIFLAISIMISTIAKKSNNSLMFNLIFWLIITILLAKLIFVVSYAFSEDLNTANGQTQIIKNFLPDYHFTSTAVGIKSTDTGMTSGIGGIFDTRYTLGAWAWEFWPNLAYLFVLPFILLIGSVLAFMKKDITY
- a CDS encoding ABC transporter permease — its product is MKNNNVLVLAQKEAADHLQDDGFLVLLATYTVIVFASTYMLGSVMVGSMAYGNNSVLLSSIHVKMISQFTPLVGIALGFDAVVREQKSGSLNVLLTHPLFRDNILAGKLLGSTLLVAAIIVFSVFVSVGTLLIFYGVEIGYTELIRIAVFTIFTFFYAVTFLGIAVLISTIVKNSTDSLTCNIIVWIFICILLGAIIKTVVAILTGQTSNEDLLITQLLNISPLHHYAEAVTGRADLSFMGVNVEPTIRGIFDTEYTLTQCLREFWMNIVVLIMTPVILFVIDFIAFLRKDITL
- a CDS encoding ABC transporter permease encodes the protein MEKYRNMFVIAQKEFADNIWSPGFAILMFVFTIIVFSLSYGSGIGPEGNAISRGYLDISQIVSLFLPFMGIALGFDAISKERESGSLNVLLTHPIYRDNIIAGKTLGAMITLVLVVFISIFTVLGTILLASGTELSSPILNRLVIFAILTYLYLSIFLSLGILSSIVTKNATKSLVYNIAIWVILCIVFGMISTTTASIITGHKPTDLDDNERFLELNADIQKLSPEHNYAMAVSGVSGLSLLGVSSERSSVRGIFDMEYTLKQWWNELWINVLILIITPIFLIIIAFIMFLRQDVSKDMG
- a CDS encoding TolB family protein, translating into MFNKQIPLTLMFIALVCISFQPVSASDSLNQTNVSVVSDLNQTVGKNIIGLVDTNRLEIGNKPVFDIIWSPDGSHMLINVVVNVYPKGKPDLYGCVGALYAANTDGSGIKRIAWAEFISSRGGITINPPLWSQSGDYFAYVEWVKGRMYKIKSVNLYVMSKDLNLIQKVELDPKVTGLESDLANFKWSPIENKFAALVPGEIVIYDLDEKNELNFSISGDDAEITDMEWSPDGKKIVFLKNGQDIIALDIENGEFNQIYSAKYVGMYGEKWSTDSKRLIFYEIKTSEKVDDVSYDIYVADEDLEKPVKITTFTSGSSRVIQWYPDSEKILVKKCSDDSCALYSLSITGKMKKLIKKDKIIDGMVAPNGYISATSLNPNSTTPPYIRTYDLFLLNESDRLTIENVPYYTWEGADVLFATDYKLSVLNTSTHDTWDIPLPSKNFDRLSLDPSGRFVAVDNIIFEIHEQGTHTQISAKNYTNSTASETAIIKKDMDEHSKIDTTEDATANTSELPGFPAIIALMGVLIVFVCIHMEK